One window of the Clostridium sp. MB40-C1 genome contains the following:
- a CDS encoding MBL fold metallo-hydrolase, translated as MVIEVYPNIYMQEIPLPKNPLRAINSYIILSKDRNLIIDSGFNTEECRNAFMEGINELGIDLNKTDLLVTHLHSDHSGLAAALNKEGARIYAGKIDGKMINEMAGQAYWDKFEGYKKLFDLEKDNVSFDNHPGYKYCPKEPIEFISLDEGDSINIGDYYFEVVNIPGHTPGHIGLYEKNHKLFFCGDHILHKITPNIAFWGFEQDILSVYFNSLKKVHEYDIKHLFSAHRSTVANHKERIHELLNHHDARLKEIMEIIKNDKKSVRDTAASMHWELRYSNWEDFPNPQKWFASGEAMSHLEHLYSIGKAERTKEDGILYYKLK; from the coding sequence ATGGTTATAGAAGTTTATCCTAATATTTACATGCAAGAAATTCCTTTACCTAAAAATCCTTTAAGAGCGATTAATAGTTATATTATTCTATCAAAAGACAGAAATTTAATCATAGACTCAGGATTTAATACTGAAGAATGTAGAAATGCATTTATGGAAGGTATTAATGAATTAGGTATAGACCTTAATAAAACTGATTTACTTGTTACTCATTTACATTCAGACCATTCTGGCCTTGCTGCTGCTTTAAATAAAGAAGGCGCTAGAATATATGCTGGTAAAATTGATGGCAAAATGATTAATGAAATGGCAGGACAAGCATACTGGGATAAGTTTGAAGGATATAAAAAGCTATTTGATCTTGAAAAAGACAATGTATCTTTTGATAATCACCCAGGATATAAATATTGCCCCAAAGAGCCTATTGAGTTTATATCTCTTGATGAAGGTGATTCAATAAATATTGGAGATTACTATTTTGAAGTAGTTAATATTCCAGGTCATACTCCAGGGCACATAGGTTTATATGAAAAAAATCATAAATTATTCTTTTGTGGAGATCACATATTGCACAAAATAACTCCTAATATAGCTTTTTGGGGATTTGAGCAAGATATACTATCTGTTTATTTTAACAGTTTGAAAAAAGTGCATGAATACGATATAAAACATCTTTTTTCAGCTCATAGAAGCACTGTAGCTAATCACAAAGAAAGAATACATGAGCTTTTAAATCACCATGACGCTCGGCTTAAGGAAATTATGGAGATAATAAAAAATGATAAAAAATCAGTAAGAGATACCGCTGCTAGTATGCATTGGGAATTAAGATATTCCAATTGGGAGGACTTTCCTAACCCTCAAAAATGGTTTGCATCAGGAGAAGCTATGTCTCATTTAGAACACTTATATTCTATCGGGAAAGCTGAAAGAACAAAGGAAGATGGAATTTTATATTATAAATTAAAATAA
- a CDS encoding TlpA disulfide reductase family protein — protein MKKKFLSGIIILALSFSIVGCSKNSEDKTVENTTNTEQTQKKSIDSEKTGKFESFGLEYILPDSWLKASKSNTLGPEPCGGGEENKKKEMFGEVGFAFTSKEDVKELQDKMKKAKTEEDQMKVVIDLQKKTKKILNIVIFNKDKATKATKDKAFAEFKNHDKLGEKGNYEFYFLYNEQYDDIGLSESSKKEFKEICDAIKEFRNSIKISIPITEEEKIKNSGVKNIGDIKTKDIHGKAVDRSIFKENKLTIVDIWATTCGPCVQAMPKLQKLQEELKKDKINVMGIVIDALDEETTEVAKNIVEKKGVKYIDIVPDEILKNGILKSITGTPTFIFVDSNGNIVGNPIVGADIEELKKEALDLVKNIK, from the coding sequence ATGAAAAAGAAATTTTTATCAGGAATTATAATTTTAGCCTTATCCTTTTCTATAGTAGGATGCAGCAAAAATTCAGAAGATAAAACAGTTGAAAACACAACTAATACCGAACAAACACAGAAAAAGAGTATTGATAGTGAAAAAACAGGCAAATTTGAAAGCTTTGGATTGGAATACATACTTCCTGATTCTTGGTTAAAGGCTTCAAAGAGTAATACTCTTGGACCAGAACCATGTGGAGGTGGAGAAGAGAATAAAAAGAAAGAAATGTTTGGTGAAGTTGGATTTGCATTTACATCAAAGGAAGATGTTAAGGAATTACAAGATAAAATGAAAAAGGCAAAGACAGAGGAAGATCAGATGAAAGTGGTTATAGATCTTCAAAAAAAGACTAAAAAGATATTAAACATAGTTATCTTCAATAAAGATAAAGCAACAAAGGCAACAAAAGATAAGGCTTTTGCTGAATTTAAAAACCATGATAAATTAGGAGAAAAAGGTAATTACGAATTCTATTTCTTATACAATGAGCAATACGATGATATAGGATTATCAGAGAGTTCTAAAAAAGAATTTAAGGAAATATGTGATGCAATTAAAGAGTTTAGGAATTCAATAAAGATTTCTATACCAATAACTGAAGAAGAGAAAATTAAAAATAGTGGAGTTAAAAATATTGGGGACATTAAGACTAAAGATATTCATGGTAAAGCAGTAGATAGGAGCATTTTTAAAGAAAACAAATTAACAATAGTTGATATATGGGCTACTACTTGCGGACCTTGTGTTCAAGCTATGCCTAAACTCCAAAAATTACAAGAAGAATTAAAGAAAGATAAAATAAACGTAATGGGAATTGTTATTGATGCACTGGATGAGGAGACTACTGAAGTAGCCAAGAACATTGTTGAGAAAAAAGGAGTAAAATATATTGATATAGTACCGGACGAAATTTTGAAGAATGGTATATTAAAATCTATAACAGGAACTCCTACTTTTATATTTGTTGATAGTAATGGTAATATAGTAGGTAATCCAATTGTTGGAGCCGATATTGAAGAACTAAAGAAAGAAGCGTTAGATTTAGTAAAAAACATTAAATAA
- a CDS encoding 4Fe-4S binding protein, giving the protein MDKRGLTQIVATIITNANIKGFFQGNIFKGSSKKLCVPGLNCYSCPGALGSCPIGSLQAVIGSIKYNFSFYVVGFMSLMGVILGRFICGWLCPFGFIQDLLYKIPFPKIKVNKRINNYLKYLKYIILVVFVILLPMFLVNDVGMSDPYFCKYICPAGTLEGGIPLVLMNESLKATVGFLFKWKVTILVITVLLSIIIYRPFCRYICPLGAFYSLFNPISFYKLKVDRDKCTMCKACSKKCKMNIEVYKKPNSMECIRCGECVGACPTKAIQKGFNIKSN; this is encoded by the coding sequence TTGGATAAAAGAGGTTTAACTCAAATAGTTGCAACTATAATAACTAATGCTAATATAAAAGGTTTTTTTCAGGGAAATATATTTAAAGGCAGTTCTAAGAAATTATGTGTGCCAGGGTTAAATTGCTATTCTTGTCCAGGGGCTTTAGGATCATGTCCTATAGGCTCTCTTCAAGCAGTTATAGGAAGTATAAAATATAATTTTTCATTTTATGTAGTTGGATTTATGTCTTTAATGGGTGTTATATTGGGTAGGTTTATTTGCGGATGGTTATGTCCTTTTGGATTTATTCAAGATTTATTATATAAAATACCATTTCCTAAAATAAAGGTTAATAAGAGAATAAATAACTATTTAAAATATTTAAAATACATTATTTTAGTAGTATTTGTAATACTACTTCCTATGTTTTTAGTTAATGATGTAGGAATGAGTGATCCTTATTTTTGTAAATACATTTGTCCAGCTGGAACACTAGAAGGAGGAATCCCTTTAGTATTAATGAATGAGTCTTTAAAAGCTACTGTTGGATTCTTATTTAAATGGAAAGTTACTATTTTAGTAATTACTGTGTTACTTTCTATCATTATATACAGACCGTTTTGTAGATATATTTGTCCCTTAGGAGCATTCTATTCTCTATTTAATCCAATAAGTTTCTATAAATTAAAGGTGGACAGGGATAAGTGTACTATGTGTAAAGCATGTTCAAAAAAATGCAAGATGAATATAGAGGTTTATAAAAAACCTAATAGCATGGAATGTATAAGATGTGGGGAATGTGTGGGAGCATGTCCTACAAAAGCAATTCAAAAAGGTTTTAATATTAAGTCTAACTAA
- a CDS encoding CD1871A family CXXC motif-containing protein, translated as MGKKRVLTYGILLTSICFIGAGVYRNEVNTVLKKAVNICLECVGIG; from the coding sequence ATGGGTAAAAAGAGAGTACTAACTTATGGAATTTTACTTACAAGTATATGTTTTATAGGTGCTGGTGTATATAGAAATGAAGTTAATACGGTTTTGAAAAAGGCAGTTAATATATGTTTGGAGTGTGTAGGAATTGGATAA